The DNA sequence ATTGGTATAATAGTAATATAATAATGGTACTGATACTTCCAAAAGAAAACTATTGCATAGAGCAGTATTGCATAGAGTAAGAATCTGTAAAGACTTGAAAGCAACCAACCGATTTTATTAAAATAAGTTTCAGGGGCCTCGTGCTCTGTTTGGCTCTACTAATTAATTGAAAATTAGTAAATCCCACGGCATTATCTtctattctaaataaaataatttccAGGGCCCTATTTGCATAACCTTCTTCTCCTCTGTATCCGTGCTGGTGCTCTGCTCTCCACGCCGGTCTCCCGTCGTCTCGTCTGCTGCACTCCACCTCCACTGTCCACTCCACTCCACTCTCCAGTCTCCACCGCACTTTCCTCTCTCCTCCCCTGTTTTCGCTCCCCTCGAGACCCCAAAAGCACCGAAAGGGGGAGGAAGAGAAAGCGGCGGGGTTCAACTGTTCAAGAACGCCAAGACCCTCCTCCAGGATTATCCCaaaccacccccccccccccccctcattTCCAGCCTCTTCAGTGGCGGCGCCGATTTGGAATTCCGGCGACGGCGATGGGCTCCGGATCTTTGCTCAAGGTCGTCGCCAACAACTTCGACGTCCTTGCAGGGTCAGTCAGTCAGTCACTGCTCTGCTCTCTTTTCTCCCCCTTCCTTCAtctattagttttttttttaaaaaaatatccgTCCCTGGAATGTCTGTTTGATTGATGGCGCGCGCGATTCTGGATGATTTAGACGTTCGGCATTGTTGAAGTAGCATTCGTGTTGTTCTTGAGATGTGCTCCGGGAGTTCGTATCGATTCAGACTTCGATTCGGCACAATGGCGTTAGTAGGTTTTAGTCGATTCGAGAACACTTGCGCCTGACAAGGAATCCTTCTTGGTATGGTTCAGTTTTTTCACCGGTAAAAATCTTGCGCCTCCTCAATCAGCCTTGTGAATCGCCATTTCTTTTTGTAGGAAAAAtaatgtattttttttctttggcgAGTTTCTTTAGTATTAGTAGAAAAAGACCCATTGATTACAGGGGATCTCTTGGCGGTCTGGAATGCATGCCGAGTTTGGGTTTTTTGCAGTGTTCATTTCTCCGTCTCCGGGTCTACATTTCCGCCTGCATCAGCATATTTCTCTTTCAATCCGATTCACAACTTTTCCGGATGCTGCAATCCCTTGCCGGAACGAAAAGTTAGGCCGTTATGCACGAGCTGCCTACCTCTGATGTATAGATCACCAAGATTGGATTCTGAATTCGGCTGTTGAGTTCTGTCAGTCCCTACCTTTACCACCTCAGTCCTTTATAAAAAGGGGATGATACTTTTAGATTTGTAGTTTTGCTAGTGCCTGCAATTGTTTGTTGGCCAATTCCACTTTTCCAGAATGGTTTCTGGTATTCCCTTGTCTAGTTCTTACTATCTTTTTGGCTGTTTCACATTCCTTTCCACGCAGACGCAGCAAGTTAGGTCACATGCTGAAGAGTGGCTCGGCACAATCTGGTCCTGTTTCTTATAGTTTACTGGATCGTGGGTTATGTCTCGTAGTGACTCTGACATATCATTAAAAATTGGGTGTACAGTTCTGGGACCAGGATTTATTAAATTTTAGCATGAATCCATGTGTGTTGTACCAAGGTATACCGAGCTTCATTTATTGATTTATTCACGAAGCTAAAATGTCTCGTTCAGTACTGTGATCAATAATGTTGCTATGTTTGGACCAGCATGTTTTGACGTTTCTTGATGTTACTGTGCTGTAAAATGTAAAAACTTATCTAAGCAAACAAACTTGTCTAATGTATCACAGGTGGTGAATAAGTTTCTTGTGAGTTATTCATTTTCCTCCCTGTTGGAGGGTACTGATGGTTTGCTGCTACTAACAGTCTATGATACATGTATCACAGGTGGAATAGTGCCACTCATTTCTGAATTTACCGTTTCCTCTTTCTGAAAGTTTTTTCCTTCTGGATCATAAGCAATGATTATGAATCGAAAATGCATGCTTTAACTTCAGTTTGTTTGTTTTCCTGCAGGCCTTTGGTGGCACTGGCTTATCCTTTGTAAGTTGCTCATGACTTGTACTTTACTGCTACAAACTCAACTTCTACGAGTAAAACACAAATTAAGTGTTATTACAACTTACAGGTATGCCTCCGTTAAGGCAATAGAGACCAAATCTCCTGTGGATGATCAACAATGGCTCACATATTGGGTCCTGTACTCATTAATAACATTGTTTGAACTCACATTTGCATCAATTATTCAGTGGTAAGTACTGATGTGTCTGTTATATTGTTTTAAGTGCAGTTTACTATTCTGTGTGAAAGTTGGAGCTTATTAGTTGTTGATATATCTTAGGACTTTCGGACAAATTGGGCATATATAAACATAAGCATTAATTCATTTGCACTATCAAGCCCTTGTACATCTTACTCTTCTAATCCTTGCTTTGTTTCTAAAATAATGTCAGACTACACTGTTCTATTTCAGGTAAGATAGACTGATGGATTGTCATGAATCTtcacatatatatttttaattttgaACAAAATGATAAAGAAGTGTCTGGCTCCTTCTTGGGTGTCAAAAGCATCCATGATGTGTGCTGGAAGTTGCAGGGGTTACCACCTCTTGATTAAATTCTAGGAGTTGGTGATTTGTAGTTAATAGTTGCATGGGGTTTTGCATCTGATCACAAGATTCTTAATTGTAACTTGAACATATGTATTTAAAGATCATAGTGGCACATCGGTCACTAAATTCCATGGCTTTCCCATGCTTGACTTTGACAGGCTTCCTTTCTGGCCTTCTATGAAATTGATCTTTATTTGCTGGCTTGTCTTGCCGTACTTCAATGGCGCAGCCTATGTGTACCAAAATTATGTGAGACCTGCCTTCATAAAGAACCAGATGGTCAACATTTGGTATGTCCCTCAGAAAAAAGGCCTGTTTGGGAAATCTGATGACTTCCTCACAGCACTTGATAAGTTCGTTGAAGAAAATGGGACTGATGCGCTGAAGAAACTGGCTAACAAGGTACAGGAACCATATATAGTTGTCCCCACTTTGTGCACTTAACAACATTGCAAAATGCTTACATTGAATTTgaggcagttgttcatgcttgttCCCAGTTGACTGTGATCCTTTGGTGATGATAATCATCACTATGTTTATGGTGACAGCATTTTGATATGTGATGCTTAACTTGTCTTTAGTCTAAAGTTTGATGGTTATACCACCTCAGCTAGCTAACTCATTGATATCTGTCATTCTAGTTCAGCTTTAATAGTGAAGCTAGTTGTTTTTGTGGCTCCTGTGGACGTGGACCATgtgatttttttcttttgataaaACGAAGCTGAGAATAACCTTCTTTTGTTCCAAATGACAATAAGGCTATTGTTGATGTAATGTGTTGTGATCTGTATTGCAGGCTGGCAAGTCATTTAAACAGTCTGGGAAatcatctaaagattcgaaagAGTCAAAATCATCCAAGGAGTCGAAAGAAACAAAATCATCAAAGGATTCCAAAGAACTGAAGCAGTCAAAAGATGCAAAGCAACCCAAGCCATCAAAAGATTTGAAGGAGCCAAAGTCACCAAAGGATCCAAAGTCACCCAAGGATTCCAAAGAACAGAAGAAGGCAGCACTCAGAGATCCGAAGAAAGCAGTGAAGGATTCTAAAGAACTGAAGAAAGCGCTAAAGGATTCGAAACAACAGGAATCGCTGGAAGACCCAAAGGAACATACAGCAAAGAAGGCCGGCAAGCGTGTGACGTTCGCCGAGGTGGAGCCTGAGAAGGAGCTCAAGGCCTCGAACAGTGACTGGCACCCATCCTCCGATTTCCACAGCGCGTACCCTGAGCAGAACTCGTGGGCGAGCAGCTTCATGATCTTCGAGGACGAAAACAGTTACTGGAACCGAGGTCACCCAGACTGGTAAACACTTTACACTTCTGAATCATCATTGTATAGTTTCACATTACTCATGTTTATGACGATCATCTGCCTTTTTGTGTAGCTGAGATATCAAATGTATCGAGGTGGACATTTTTTGGTCCATTTGCGGTGAAAGAGCTCAGTCCATCTTCACCCAAGGAAATGGGGGTCTCACTCGCATTGTGATGACTTGCGAGTTGCGCCTGCCGTTCACTCTGACTCTCTGTCATGTAACATATTTGTCCGAGTCCGACATATATACCTGTAGGTTGCAATGTAGAATTATGCAGTATGGATGGTGAACCTGTGATGCTGTGTTTGAGGCGGTGAACCTCGTTAGTTAGGAGAATTGAGATAGTAGCAGTGTGTTGCTAAATCTTATCTGGTGTCTGGATGTGTTGCTTGCTGCTCCTTGGTGCATTTCCAGTATCTACAATGTGCCACAAAAGTCTGACCATGCTGAAAAGATCCTTCAAATCGTGCGAAATTGCTGATACCAGTGCCACACTGGAACCTGAAATCTTATTGAAAATAACTAGCAGAATTTTAAGGAATTTATAAAACAGTTTAGACTAGTATGATTCTAGGAAAACGTATTTTCGTTTTGAACAATGGACCCTTTTTCACAAGAAACTCGGTAACTAAGGCAGTCTcaacatgcacattaaatatgctgattaaatatgctgatgtggcgttgtattaataaaaagagagatgataagagttatcTTCATGAAACTTCTATGGACTGTTTTCAAAATATGAATGTGTTGGAAAGAGTCATGAAATTTCCATTGAGGATGGCCTAACGACCCTTTTTTCACAGTTTAGACTAGTTGTATGACCATGCTGAAGTTTTTATTCCtattgaggatggcctaagGACCTTTTTTTCACAGTTTAGACTAGTTGTATGACCATGCTGATGTTTTTCTTCACCATGGTTTTGCAGTCAATGGATTCTAACACTTTTTCTGAtactttctttatttttttcttcttttgagCCTTTGATATTAGGTTTCTTAGTACCACAAGTCTATAATATCatctaagactatctccaacaaccgTCACCTAAAATACAAGATTCATTCTAAGTTTGAGTAGCGCTATAGGTAAAGGATTTCTTAcccatttttagtcttctctaaCGACAAGACTTAAAAGGAAAAGTTATACCTCTCCTGATAACGGGTcttaggtattgtgttggaggcCTATTTTAGGTTAGATCTCCTGATGGGTCTTCTATTGGAAACAGTCTAAGagatctccaagagtttctAATAAAATCTCCTAATCTATAATTTTTTAGCAAGAATAGAAAAAACCCATCTCTAAGAGTTTCTAATACCACCTCCCAACCTTTTAGCACTTGCAAAAAAATCACGCAAAGCCCGCAAAGATGCGTGCCCCCACCACGCACGTTTCAGTCTCCTAATCTAAAGGTGGAAGGGTGTAAAAAGATCTAAAAAATAAGAAAGAATTCTTGATGTAAATGTACAATAGACAGAATATATAAAAATAGTTGACACAATTAAGAGTGAATTGTTAAAGGgaacatatctggtggaaaccaCAACCTTCGTGAAAACCTGTGCAAACCACGGCAAAAAAGTCGTATAAATTTACCtaaaaaatcacacatgtagatgatatgatgatacacaactttgtaaaatatcttgtctAAACTCGAATTCGTTTGTGagataaaaaataacaaatttcaagcTAGAAAGCTGTCCATAGGTTTTGttagaaatttgttatttttatatatcaCAAATGATTTCGAGTTTGGACAAGATatcttatactcttataaaggTAAACCCCACTAGAaatttctctcaacatgcaagctatcaACATCAACAATCCACTAAACTTGCAATTATAGCCAACTAGAACATATAATTATGATAGTCATCTCTTCATCTACCAACATGTATTTAGCTATGTTCATATTGATGTGTGACATTTAAcaaaattaatttaagataTTTTTATTCATATGACTATAATATAAAttgtctaattttttttaaattatctgaaattcccgcagcaacgcgcggggtattCTCCTAGTTTTATAAAGTTatgtatcatcatatcatctgcatgtgtgattttttttgTGAATTTAGACAACTGTTGCAGATATCCTTATTTATTTCTTCCGTTACTTCTTTAGGAGTTAGAAAACACTATGTTTTTTGGGAATAAATTATTAGGTATTCTTGGAGATGTTCTAAATCCCTAGAAATAAAATCCTCCAATCCTCGAGACCAAAGTGCGTATTGGGctaattctcaaaaaaaaaaaagggtgcGCATTGGGCTATAAAGCGTGCCAGGCCATTGTTTTGAGAAAGAAATGATAAAGAATACTGGGCCATATAGGGTAATGGGCCGAAGCCTCTTTTCTCAGGCCCATAACAGCATCTCCGCCTCGGTGGCTGCTCTCGGTCTCGGTGCTCCCAGCCTCCCAGGGCGGcggcctcgtcgtcgtcgagcagCACCGAAGAAGTGAGGCCACCTCGCCTGGGAACCCTAACCTCCCATTCCCCAATCAACGCCCTTCCCCATCTCACCCGCCTCCCGCGGTCTCGACGGGAAGCAGTGGAGTGGCGACCCGCCGCAGCCGGCATACCGCGGAAGCAAGGAGTCagagcggcagcggcggcgccggcgccggcgagcaGAGCAAAGAACCGAGCAGGGCAGCAGGTCTGTACTCAGCGCCCTAATCTTTCCTCACTACGCTTGGAAAATGCGCGTTTGATTTAGCTCAAGGAACCGAGAATGGAAATCATGATGAGAACACTTTCGAATGATGGGAACCAGTGACGCATCTCTTTGTTTGGTTGTTGAAATGCAGAGATTGGTTGCAGACTTACGAAATGACGAAGAAACAGAAGACAATGGGTTTGAAGTCTTTGTGGGGAAGGTCTGGAACGGCGCAGAAGACTGCTTCAACCTCGGTGCCGAAACCTCGGTCGATTTTGCTTCAGAGCTTGAGGATCATTTTGCGCCAAAGGGTTGGCTTTCCGGAGACATGAGAAAATCAAAGACTCCCTGAACCAAGGGAATTTTCATTGGCTCTTGAAATGGCTGGCAGGTAATTTGGATGGAACGAACAAGGCGGTTCTGCAGAATGTTCTGAACGATCCTGCGATGACTTGTCCGAAAATGATCAAAGGTCTTGTTAATGTTTGTGCCAGAGAAACTACTAGACTTATCAAGCAAGACCTTGGGGAGGAAAATTTTGCAATACTAGCTTGTTTGTTTACTGATGCTAGCCATAATGAACAGTTGGTTGTTTGCTTGCGGTATGTCGACAAGAAAGGAAGAGTAGTTGAGAGGTTTCTTGGGGTTGTACGTGTTGAGAACCGGAAGCCCTCAACAATTAAAGCTGCAATTgaatccttgctcagggatcaCTCTTTGAGCTGGTCTAGGGTCCGAGGACAGGGGTATGATGGAGCAGGCAATATGAGAGCCCACGTGAAGGGTCTAAAGAAAATAATCATGGATGAGTCTTCTTCCGCTCACTATGTCCATTGCTTTGCGTAGGAACTGCACTTGGCACTTGTTCCTGCTCTTAAGGAGAATGGTGCTTGTGCTGATTTCTTTCAGCAACTTGGTTTTTTGGTGAGCTTTCTTGAAATGTCCTGCAGAAAAGCTCAAATGCTTCAAATACCTGAAGCTCAAAAGGTTCTAGAAGGTTTGAATCAAGCGAAGTTCTCTAGTAAAAGGGATGATCCCAGCCAGGGATTTCATACTGTATCCCACCATTTGAAGCGTTCTCATCATGATTGGAGGAGACCATACTCACGGTGCAGAGGCTGTCAATGCTCTAAAAATATTGATATATTTTGAGTCATTTGAGTTTGTTTTCATGACACACATGTTGATGGACGTATTGGGATGCACATCTATCTTAAATAGATGTTTACAAATGAGAGACAGTTTTATGGTCAATGGCATTGAAATCATTGATATTACAAAGTGTCGGTTAGACAAAATGCTGGGGGATGATAAATGGGAAAAAAATCTTAAAGATGTCACTACTTTTTGTGCGAAGCATGACATCAAAGTCCCTAGCATGGATGATATTTATAAGCCAGTTTTAAACCAAAGGGGTTCTtgagaaaagtcatgaatctcCATCATTACTGTGTTGAAATTTTTGCAAGCATCCTTGACAGAGCAGTAGAGCACTTCAAGAGTTAAATGACAGGTTTGATGAGATGAACACAGATTTTCTTCTTAACATGGCATCACTCGATCCAGCTAGTTCATTTTACCCATATAACAAGGACAAGTTACTTAAACTTGCTAGGTGTTATCCCAAGGACTTCTCAAGCACAGATTTGTTGCATCTTCCAAACCATCTTACACGGTTTATTGCTGATATGTATGAGAATGAAAGGTTTAGAAAAGTGAAAAGTAGTTGAGCTTTTTGTTATGCTTGTTAAAACCAAGAGCAGCCTCAAATATCCTATTGTTTACAAGCTTCTTAAATTGGTGCTGGTTCTTCCCATAGCAACTGCTAGCATTGAAAGGGTATTTTCTGCTACGGATCTTGTTGAGAATAAGCTGACAAATAGAGTGGGTGAACAATTATTGAATGATTGCCTGGTTATGTTCATTGAGAGGGAGGTTTTCATGCAAGTTAAGGATGAGGCCTTGGCATCTTGTTTCCAAGCCATAGTAGGAGCATAAAATCACAAGGAGCGTTGGATAGAGCTGGAGCTAATGATGAGTAATTCATTATGGACTGGGCTGCAAGATGGAGCTGTTATGGGTTTTAGTATGGTTGAAGGAAATCCGTAACAAAGCAAGTGACATGACTTGCTGACTATTATTGATGTCTTGATGAGAGGAGCCCTTGCCATATTATGTATGAAGTGTTGCTTTGCTGCATGAACTACTATGGGGCTCCTTGCCGAGGAGCAGAGCAAGCTTGACTTGACCATTGCTCTTTACTCCAGATAACGTACTTGTCAAGGTATCTTCAGACTTGTATTAAACGCAGGTATGCCAAACTCTATCCACCATACTCTGAAATTTTTGTGATGATTGACACCTTAGTCACATTTGTGTTTCTCTTGGTGTTTTTCTGGTACAGAGACTGCACGTTTCTCTCTTAGATCTTTGCAATGTTGCTCCGTATCTTGATCAGTAGCATTGTTGTCAGCTGTTTATTTCTGATTTATTGTTTTAGTAGCTGCACAATAAATGCTCTCTAGCAGTTGTTGGTTAGTTTGGCACTGCATATTGGCCCTTCTAGGCTGGCCGTTGTCCGTGTTCAGATGCTTTTCAGTCAGCCATTTTGTTATACTTGGTATCCATTCTAGTTCATATTTCCTTTCTAGCAATGTCATGCATGCAAGTTCCTTTGGTTTAGGGGTATAGGATCACCGATCACCTTATTTAGACTTAAAACATACTGGTCTGTACACTCAGTACTGGCTGATTATAAATTATAGTATTTTGTTAGGTTGGACTGCAACAGTCATGGCCAGATGATGGGAACGCCTACAATGTCTCATGACGGTCTCATGAAAACTTACTGATGCAACATTGTTTTCTGATGCTGAGCGCCAATAGTGTCTGTTTGGAAGATTTGTCCACCGATACCATAATGCAGAAATGATGTTACTTTTGGACGGTGGTCCTTTAATCATTTACATTGTCAAGTCAGTATCTTTTCTGAACATCAATAGTAGCTTTTGGATCGCTGTGCTGGTTTGGCAGGCAAAATTATCAACATCCTCTTGCTTTTGGTGAGGGTCTGAGTCTGAGAAGCACATTGACCTGTCATTGGCAAGCACATTCAGTGCCCCCCCTTGTTAGGGTGAATGATCCAGAATCGGCAAGTTGGGCGGAGGCTGTGCTGTTGTTGAGGAAGAAGATGAGGAAGGACTGAAGATAAGATAAAAAGCGCGACTACTAGTTGCTTAACGGTGTGTGTAGCCATCTACTCGTCTTCAGATTTGAGTGGCAGGTGTAGCCCAGCCCAAGATCTGCTTGGGTTTCAGAGTTTCAGCAGGCTGTCATTCAGATGGATGCTTTGTTCATTTCGCTCTATGTACGCTAGCTCAAGTTTTGGTATCTCTGGAGCTGTTCCTTGGAAGTTGGAATGTATTTGCACTATGctgtataattttttttttagtaCAGTTCAAGTCTAGCATgctatatatattttgttaaaagTGGTGATAAATTAAATATTGGCAGGTTGACTTCAGGTTCAGACACCAGTGATGCATCCATGTCTGCCACTTCGATACCATCTTAACAAAAGCATTACACAAATTACTGCTCCCATCATCTTGTTGCCTGCTATTTTTTCACGGCCTCATGATTGGTGCCCATTTGCATTACCTATCTCAGCTCCTATTTTTGAACTACCAAGTGAACGTCCTGACCAATGATTGATGCTCTGTTCAGTTTACCGTGCTGTATAAAAACAAAATTACTGGTCCATTCATGCAGTGTTCATGCACTTTTCTGATCGGATGTGGAGACCAGAATAATACATATGTTATTCGAGGAGCACCGCTGCACCGCACTTTGCTGCCACCGTTTTGCCAAGTTGCCGCGGCGGCGAGTGCTGCCGGAGCACGCATCGTTTTCCAACAGGGGAAGTTCGGTGAGCCGGGGCTTGGTGTGATCCTCATGGACATGGACGGCCTGCTCTTCACAATCGTCCAttgcctcctctctctctcctttttCCTCTCTTCCAACTTTTCGGATTGGACGCCACAGGCGAGATTGTACCTCTCATAAAACTGACGTCGCCTTCGGCATCGCCTttccttcttttttctttccccACTTTGCGCGCGCGCGGGTGCGACAACTAACAGCAATTGAGAAATGCTTATCTTTCTAGGGTTCTTGAGAAAAAGGTAGGAGGAGAGTTTTGTCTTGCTCTCCCAACTAGCCCCCATGCAACATCCACAGGAGACCTTTACATGGAATTAACAAATCTTGAGAGGGGTTTCAGTTGCTGGACTTGGTGATCATGTGATCATTGTGTTGCAACCACCATCAACTAACTAAAGGCCACATATGATTATGAATGGTACAATAGGATAGGGGGATAGGCACTGAGCCCTGTAGGTGGCTAAAAGATGTCTGAATGGATATACAGTAGGTTGGCAGATTGGTTTCAGTTGTCTCAGCCTCTCTCAGAAATGTGTAGAGGGCAATATGACAATATATTATGGAATGGATGTCATGTATTAATAAAGATAAAAGGGCAAGAGTGTCTCATTTAGGGGAGACCATTGGCCCCTTTGGGCAAATATTTTACGatactaatatttttcctaAGAATGTTGGATGGACATAAATAGACAGAAACTCAGGTACAAGGAATAATAGGTTTTCAAGGTCGTCGAGGAGTAATaataattctcaaattggtgaaaGCCGGAGAAATTATTTGATGCTAAGCATGGATCCATGTGCATATATGCAGACTTCCAGGAGACGGAAGAACAAGTCATCCGAATAATGCAAGTGATGATAGCTCAACTGTCCAAGTACACTTTAGAGAGTTGCAgtctctgaagacaagtttcttCATTAAAGGGATATGAATACAAGAGAATAAGGTCACCTGAATGCCACAGCACCCATTCACTttaccattttagatgcaatgAGCACTCTGGTATGGACCACAAAGGAATTGCCAAAGGCATAAGATACTGCCAACTTGTAATTGTGTCCAATGCAAGAGcaccatttttttttcttcccaaCAGGTAATGTTCGGTAATCTGCAATCATCCGTTTCATGACATGACAGCACCAACGAAGTAATGAGCCTGCGACAAAATTTCAAAGTCCCTATCAGAATCGCCTTTTTTCTTTGTACAGTAAATGGCAAGTGAAGGACAGCAAATGGCAAGTGAAGGATACACCAACACAGACATGAGTCCTGAGCCGCCTTCACTTGCATCTGCCTCGGGTGGAATTGATATGTTTGGTGATGCTTCGTCTTCTCAAGGACAAGTGCAACATCCACACAAAATAATTGAGTAATCGGTACATCCTTTAGCCTGGTGAGGTGCATCTCATCTAACACTGTAGATTGTGACCTGACAAAATTAATAAGGGTAAACGCATCATTGGACTACAAGCCAACAAAATATAGACACATCATGACCAT is a window from the Sorghum bicolor cultivar BTx623 chromosome 5, Sorghum_bicolor_NCBIv3, whole genome shotgun sequence genome containing:
- the LOC8074357 gene encoding receptor expression-enhancing protein 2 isoform X2, producing MYHRPLVALAYPLYASVKAIETKSPVDDQQWLTYWVLYSLITLFELTFASIIQWLPFWPSMKLIFICWLVLPYFNGAAYVYQNYVRPAFIKNQMVNIWYVPQKKGLFGKSDDFLTALDKFVEENGTDALKKLANKAGKSFKQSGKSSKDSKESKSSKESKETKSSKDSKELKQSKDAKQPKPSKDLKEPKSPKDPKSPKDSKEQKKAALRDPKKAVKDSKELKKALKDSKQQESLEDPKEHTAKKAGKRVTFAEVEPEKELKASNSDWHPSSDFHSAYPEQNSWASSFMIFEDENSYWNRGHPDC
- the LOC8074357 gene encoding HVA22-like protein a isoform X1, translating into MGSGSLLKVVANNFDVLAGPLVALAYPLYASVKAIETKSPVDDQQWLTYWVLYSLITLFELTFASIIQWLPFWPSMKLIFICWLVLPYFNGAAYVYQNYVRPAFIKNQMVNIWYVPQKKGLFGKSDDFLTALDKFVEENGTDALKKLANKAGKSFKQSGKSSKDSKESKSSKESKETKSSKDSKELKQSKDAKQPKPSKDLKEPKSPKDPKSPKDSKEQKKAALRDPKKAVKDSKELKKALKDSKQQESLEDPKEHTAKKAGKRVTFAEVEPEKELKASNSDWHPSSDFHSAYPEQNSWASSFMIFEDENSYWNRGHPDC